A part of Arthrobacter dokdonellae genomic DNA contains:
- a CDS encoding TerB N-terminal domain-containing protein has translation MDDMGFYVRKSLKAGPFRFNLSKSGLGISAGVPGFRVGTGPRGNYVHMGTRGVYYRTSLDQKHRRQYLTDPHAYPAHPTDIGASEIHFVDVTGASPQQLTPTGSDDLIEQLNQSAHRRPLTRWVVLAIVFVGLFTLPFGLLVWLLGIPFIWWVVQRDRGRRAVVVFYDVNDQHAQHFEWIHAAGADLAHVKGIWRINESGVLATGHQQKVNAGAGALVRRTPVTISNHGPKHLVTNISVPSMSTGKINLYLLPDRILLEENRTFTDISYDAVRTTHRIEQFIESPAAIPSDSVQVGTPWQYVNLKGGPDRRFSNNPVLPVMRYACVELVSSSGFRWILQISNTESAEKFSRSLQSKPLLVPLEHEHSQATIPAPPPVLPSPPLRHVPGPQPQSSPSASVSGQGVWRKEQAVEWTAPDQSREINGYNLARGFIYIGTLNSTPGSLADPALVDPELPINSQHPDLEGSCLAYWPSYAGITPEGRAAFLGWLASDRRHPSTPIGYVFIYFYGLERRVLVDIQADPSLARELPAIRTEVTELLEAYGEQSGSFHGYASGLVEVIDFLLARFHGTGPAKLPALTPDKWPVPFALRAGLGSFAASGTRLPADWALAWAWYHPDIYPRTPVTRCPEEFNQLFTIRFSQAFPKGMLLRNGKSRMKITYAAASSAIGFVTQTLDDVPAVFEQKAAGQRLSELFGSVTNELDGYSRWLGRNPSGKGTLQAAALLPPELLESRPGEVDDFKEWVSDQMETPGAPLTGADIMNHWPSTSGDKLGKPESVQLVQLLGHLNIGMEPDVRFGGPSVSSLAPIVLFEAGPDMPSAPTPAYGAAATMLHLAVAVAGSDGTLHPSEMDRLSAQLQSTLALTPAEKTRLQAHLSWLCATEIRLTGLAKRIGQLNQDQRAAIGDLVITIAAADGHIAAAEVTVIQKIYKLLGLDPESVTGKLHSALTTPPPAVTPITVRPPGTPDTTFPLPGRTTAVTDPPTSDPTTLDRHVMDAKLAETAAVSALLADIFQDNLDSTSMIPPSLDPAPAGQGAESPRIGNLDDGHSAFLRALADLEHLDRARFDDLAAEHGLLPDGALDVLNEAAMDASEEPLLEGSEILTINSYALKELLS, from the coding sequence ATGGATGACATGGGGTTTTACGTTCGCAAGAGTCTGAAGGCGGGCCCGTTTCGGTTCAATCTCAGCAAGTCGGGTCTCGGCATCAGTGCGGGAGTTCCGGGTTTTCGGGTCGGCACGGGTCCTCGGGGAAACTACGTACATATGGGCACCCGCGGTGTTTACTATCGAACAAGTCTCGATCAGAAGCATCGACGACAATACCTTACGGACCCTCATGCCTATCCAGCACATCCGACAGATATTGGCGCATCTGAGATCCATTTTGTGGACGTGACCGGCGCTTCACCACAACAGCTCACGCCGACCGGGTCCGATGACCTCATTGAGCAGTTGAATCAATCCGCTCACCGCCGACCATTGACTCGTTGGGTTGTTCTGGCTATTGTTTTCGTCGGCCTCTTCACGTTGCCTTTCGGGTTGCTGGTCTGGCTCCTGGGCATTCCATTCATTTGGTGGGTGGTGCAGCGCGACCGGGGCCGTCGAGCGGTCGTTGTCTTCTACGACGTTAATGACCAGCATGCTCAGCATTTCGAATGGATCCATGCTGCGGGTGCAGACCTTGCCCACGTCAAAGGCATTTGGCGCATCAACGAGTCCGGTGTGCTCGCGACAGGCCATCAGCAGAAGGTTAATGCCGGTGCAGGGGCACTGGTTCGCCGAACTCCGGTGACCATTTCTAATCATGGCCCGAAGCACCTGGTGACCAACATTTCGGTGCCCAGCATGAGCACGGGAAAGATCAATCTGTATCTTCTACCTGATCGGATCCTCCTCGAAGAAAACAGGACCTTCACGGACATCAGCTATGACGCTGTGAGGACCACCCATCGGATCGAGCAGTTCATCGAATCCCCTGCTGCTATTCCTTCCGACAGTGTTCAAGTCGGCACACCGTGGCAGTACGTCAACCTCAAAGGCGGCCCAGACCGCCGATTTTCGAATAACCCAGTATTGCCGGTCATGCGCTACGCCTGTGTGGAACTCGTCAGCTCGTCAGGGTTCCGTTGGATACTGCAGATTTCTAACACAGAATCCGCAGAGAAGTTTTCTCGCTCACTCCAATCGAAACCCCTTCTCGTGCCGCTCGAACACGAACATAGCCAAGCGACCATTCCAGCGCCACCACCGGTTCTGCCCTCGCCGCCCCTGCGTCATGTACCAGGACCTCAGCCGCAATCTTCCCCCAGCGCTTCAGTCAGTGGGCAGGGGGTATGGCGCAAGGAACAAGCGGTCGAATGGACGGCGCCAGACCAGTCCAGAGAGATTAATGGATACAACTTGGCTCGAGGTTTCATCTACATAGGCACGTTGAATTCCACACCGGGGAGCCTCGCTGATCCGGCTCTTGTTGATCCCGAGCTTCCAATCAATTCACAGCATCCAGATCTAGAGGGCAGCTGCCTGGCGTATTGGCCGTCGTATGCCGGGATTACCCCTGAAGGAAGGGCCGCGTTCCTGGGCTGGCTGGCCAGCGACCGGCGCCATCCCTCTACTCCGATCGGCTATGTATTCATCTACTTTTACGGTCTCGAACGCCGCGTTTTGGTCGATATCCAGGCTGATCCGTCACTGGCCCGGGAACTTCCGGCGATTCGAACCGAGGTCACTGAACTGCTCGAGGCCTACGGGGAGCAGAGCGGGTCCTTCCACGGGTATGCGTCCGGGTTAGTCGAAGTCATCGATTTCCTGCTGGCACGATTCCACGGCACCGGTCCGGCCAAGCTTCCCGCCCTGACACCAGATAAATGGCCGGTACCTTTCGCCCTACGAGCCGGACTGGGATCATTTGCCGCTTCGGGCACCCGTCTCCCGGCCGACTGGGCCCTGGCCTGGGCCTGGTACCACCCCGATATTTACCCTCGGACCCCCGTCACCCGGTGCCCCGAAGAATTCAACCAGCTATTCACCATCAGGTTCAGCCAGGCATTCCCCAAGGGCATGCTCCTGCGGAACGGCAAGTCCAGGATGAAGATAACGTACGCGGCTGCGAGTTCGGCGATCGGATTCGTCACGCAAACGCTGGATGACGTTCCTGCCGTGTTCGAGCAGAAAGCCGCAGGCCAAAGGCTTTCGGAACTGTTTGGCTCCGTCACCAACGAGCTCGATGGATACAGCCGGTGGCTGGGCCGGAATCCAAGCGGGAAAGGAACACTTCAGGCAGCAGCGCTGCTGCCCCCGGAGCTTCTCGAAAGCCGGCCCGGGGAGGTCGATGACTTCAAAGAATGGGTAAGCGACCAAATGGAAACCCCGGGCGCACCGTTGACCGGTGCAGACATCATGAATCACTGGCCCTCCACGTCTGGGGACAAACTGGGCAAACCCGAATCCGTCCAACTCGTCCAGCTTCTCGGGCACCTGAATATCGGCATGGAACCGGACGTAAGATTCGGCGGACCCAGCGTGTCCAGCTTGGCCCCCATTGTCCTGTTCGAAGCCGGACCAGACATGCCTTCCGCACCAACCCCGGCTTATGGTGCGGCCGCGACCATGCTTCATCTTGCGGTCGCGGTGGCAGGCTCGGATGGCACCCTCCACCCAAGTGAAATGGACCGATTGAGCGCACAGCTGCAATCGACGCTGGCACTCACCCCAGCCGAGAAGACTCGGCTCCAGGCACATCTGAGCTGGCTCTGTGCCACCGAGATCAGGCTCACCGGACTGGCCAAACGAATCGGCCAGCTCAACCAGGACCAGCGCGCCGCCATCGGAGACCTCGTGATCACCATCGCGGCCGCGGACGGGCACATTGCAGCAGCCGAAGTCACCGTAATCCAGAAGATCTACAAGCTGCTGGGCCTGGACCCGGAATCCGTGACGGGCAAACTCCACTCCGCCCTCACAACGCCCCCACCGGCGGTAACCCCCATCACCGTCAGGCCGCCCGGGACTCCGGATACCACTTTCCCACTCCCCGGCCGGACCACGGCCGTAACGGACCCACCGACCTCTGACCCGACAACCCTCGACAGGCACGTCATGGACGCAAAACTTGCCGAAACCGCCGCAGTATCGGCGCTCCTTGCGGACATCTTCCAGGATAACCTCGACAGCACCTCCATGATCCCACCCAGCCTGGATCCAGCACCTGCCGGTCAGGGAGCGGAGAGCCCGAGAATCGGGAATCTCGA
- a CDS encoding DDE-type integrase/transposase/recombinase: MKLAGVSRSTWHYRQHPREQVQDPIHQAERAYECRISPRDRERISEYIMLGWADQVSVDHSFATAWDNGVMLASRRTWWRIAAQIEDQMLRPTIPTKRDNKQGRRAKPVVKATGPCQAWSWDITDVYSPWKGKAFKVYSVMDIFSRQIVGWRVEEREADHLAVEMFETAIAEHGAPQLVHADSGPAMKSNLLRDALTAHGVELSHNRPYVSNDNPFSESGFRTMKYRPGYPRIFKTVETARSYIDDYVPWYNTKHKHSGIALFSPSQVHDGSWKEAWNARDHALQRYYTQNPGRFRQRPTTPAPADLVGINLPPTKPAIQSA; encoded by the coding sequence TTGAAACTGGCGGGCGTATCGCGTTCCACGTGGCATTACCGCCAGCATCCGCGTGAACAAGTCCAGGACCCGATCCACCAGGCTGAGCGCGCCTACGAGTGCCGCATCAGTCCCAGGGACCGGGAGCGGATCAGCGAATACATCATGCTGGGCTGGGCCGATCAGGTCTCCGTGGACCACTCCTTCGCCACGGCGTGGGACAACGGCGTCATGCTCGCCTCCCGGCGTACCTGGTGGCGCATCGCAGCCCAGATCGAGGACCAGATGCTCCGCCCCACGATCCCGACCAAACGCGATAACAAGCAAGGCCGGCGGGCGAAACCCGTGGTGAAGGCCACCGGACCCTGCCAGGCCTGGTCCTGGGATATAACCGATGTCTACTCACCCTGGAAGGGGAAAGCCTTCAAGGTCTACTCCGTGATGGACATCTTCTCCCGCCAGATCGTCGGGTGGCGGGTGGAGGAACGCGAAGCCGACCACCTGGCCGTGGAAATGTTCGAAACGGCCATCGCCGAACACGGTGCACCCCAGCTGGTGCACGCCGATTCCGGGCCGGCCATGAAATCCAACCTGCTCCGCGATGCCCTCACCGCGCACGGCGTGGAGCTATCCCATAACCGGCCCTATGTGAGCAACGACAACCCATTCAGCGAGTCCGGGTTTCGGACCATGAAATACCGGCCAGGCTACCCTCGCATCTTCAAGACCGTAGAGACCGCCAGGTCCTACATCGACGACTACGTGCCCTGGTACAACACCAAGCACAAGCACTCAGGCATCGCACTCTTCTCGCCCTCACAAGTCCATGACGGCTCCTGGAAGGAGGCCTGGAATGCACGCGACCACGCGCTTCAGCGCTACTACACCCAGAACCCCGGAAGATTCCGCCAGCGACCCACCACACCTGCCCCAGCCGACCTAGTCGGCATCAACCTCCCCCCAACAAAACCGGCCATACAAAGCGCTTAG
- a CDS encoding DUF6036 family nucleotidyltransferase, which translates to MSVGELTGEQILALLHELANRLEARGTHGDIKLVGGAALILQGVGNRPTADIDASYAEKTSVNSIVAEMATDYDLAPDWLNSNASAFIPDNATWVTLEELDGLTIQAADDETLLAMKIAAERDKDTLDIARLLRKLNITNAVDAVDLAFEKYGEHSIPLAASRDNYLIVVDDALDAATTLKPETNH; encoded by the coding sequence TTGAGCGTCGGTGAACTTACTGGCGAGCAAATCCTGGCCCTCCTCCATGAACTCGCCAACCGGCTGGAAGCACGTGGCACACATGGTGACATCAAGTTGGTTGGCGGCGCCGCGCTGATCCTGCAGGGTGTCGGCAACCGCCCCACCGCAGACATCGACGCCAGCTACGCCGAGAAAACCAGCGTCAACTCGATCGTGGCCGAGATGGCCACCGACTATGACCTGGCTCCAGACTGGCTCAACTCCAACGCATCAGCATTCATCCCCGACAACGCCACCTGGGTCACCCTCGAGGAACTCGACGGGCTAACCATCCAGGCCGCTGACGACGAAACCCTCCTGGCGATGAAGATCGCGGCCGAACGAGACAAAGACACCCTCGACATCGCCCGGCTCCTGCGCAAACTCAACATCACCAACGCCGTCGACGCCGTCGACCTCGCTTTCGAGAAGTACGGCGAACACTCCATCCCACTCGCCGCCAGCCGCGATAACTACCTCATCGTCGTCGACGACGCCCTCGACGCAGCAACAACCCTCAAGCCCGAAACCAACCACTAG
- a CDS encoding helix-turn-helix domain-containing protein, giving the protein MKSESTIDTPSAAGALIRRQRISQGLTQQALADAAGVSRKFLIDLESGHERAELGKAMEVFAALGLSLATATPIPRGSDHDPERRDYAATFADLLANRDFEFAIKMLADYASASLKAGKPLLQRSPQLKDPQWSAALAGITNYTAHRLNQPAPAWTRRIKPLKHPWMPADSYRSVREPMKKLTQSETPNELAALNVFIRERSLATA; this is encoded by the coding sequence TTGAAATCTGAGAGCACCATAGACACTCCGTCCGCGGCCGGTGCATTGATCCGCCGCCAACGAATAAGTCAGGGACTGACCCAGCAAGCCTTGGCCGATGCCGCCGGTGTGTCGCGGAAATTTCTCATTGACCTCGAATCGGGCCACGAACGCGCAGAACTCGGCAAGGCCATGGAGGTGTTCGCAGCGCTCGGCCTGTCCCTCGCAACGGCAACACCCATCCCCCGCGGCAGCGACCATGACCCGGAACGGCGCGACTACGCAGCCACGTTCGCGGACCTTCTAGCCAACAGGGACTTTGAATTCGCCATCAAGATGCTCGCCGACTACGCCAGCGCGTCCCTGAAAGCCGGCAAGCCGTTACTCCAACGAAGCCCCCAGCTCAAGGATCCGCAATGGTCCGCAGCCCTGGCCGGGATCACCAACTACACCGCCCACCGCCTCAATCAACCCGCCCCGGCCTGGACAAGACGCATCAAGCCCCTCAAGCACCCATGGATGCCGGCTGATTCCTACCGGAGCGTCCGCGAACCAATGAAGAAACTTACCCAGTCCGAGACACCGAACGAGCTCGCCGCCTTGAACGTCTTCATCCGCGAACGCAGCCTGGCCACCGCTTGA
- a CDS encoding LacI family DNA-binding transcriptional regulator: MAESEVSGVAAASMKEVAALAGVSLGTVSNVLNRPAKVSVSTVARVQAAIHQLGYIRNDAARQLRDGHSNAIGLLILDVANPFFTDIARGAQVQAAAAGYSVLLGYSDDKSELEGRYLDLFEEQRVHGVLISPIGNVDERLHRLRQREIPVVLVDRVSTDPSFSSVSMDDVAGGILAVEHLVSRHRRHIGFVGGPLSIRQVEERFLGASQVAAAKEGVSLELVPTAGLSIAEGRRAGASLAGRPTGTRPDAIFAANDLLALGVLQAVLRSGLRVPEDVAIVGYDDIGFAEAAVVPLTSIHQPSNEFGRTAMDLLLQEANHPEQKATRIVFKPTLVERDSSG; the protein is encoded by the coding sequence ATGGCAGAAAGTGAGGTTTCCGGGGTGGCTGCAGCAAGCATGAAGGAGGTCGCGGCACTCGCTGGGGTGTCCCTGGGAACGGTTTCCAACGTCCTGAATCGTCCCGCTAAGGTTTCAGTATCCACGGTTGCGAGGGTCCAAGCGGCCATCCACCAGCTCGGCTATATTCGAAACGACGCAGCGCGACAGCTTCGTGATGGCCACAGCAATGCCATCGGCCTGCTGATCTTGGATGTCGCCAATCCCTTCTTCACGGACATCGCCCGGGGGGCCCAAGTTCAGGCGGCTGCAGCGGGGTACTCGGTACTTCTTGGCTACAGCGATGACAAATCTGAACTCGAAGGAAGATACCTTGATCTCTTCGAGGAACAGCGAGTCCACGGAGTGCTAATCTCCCCCATTGGGAACGTGGATGAACGGCTTCACCGCCTCCGCCAGCGCGAAATTCCCGTTGTGCTGGTAGACCGTGTCAGCACCGATCCGTCCTTCAGCTCGGTGTCGATGGACGACGTTGCCGGCGGGATCCTTGCCGTCGAGCACCTGGTTTCCCGCCATCGACGGCATATCGGGTTCGTCGGTGGTCCACTGTCCATCCGACAAGTCGAGGAGCGGTTCCTCGGCGCCAGCCAAGTGGCGGCTGCCAAGGAGGGGGTCAGCCTGGAACTGGTGCCAACCGCAGGTCTGAGCATCGCCGAGGGCCGCCGGGCCGGCGCCAGCCTCGCCGGCCGGCCCACGGGGACCCGCCCCGACGCGATCTTCGCCGCGAATGACCTCCTCGCGCTGGGCGTCTTGCAGGCGGTCCTCCGAAGCGGCCTTCGCGTGCCTGAAGACGTAGCGATCGTTGGCTACGACGACATCGGATTCGCCGAAGCCGCCGTGGTTCCTCTCACCTCAATCCATCAGCCCAGCAATGAGTTCGGCCGCACGGCAATGGATCTGCTTCTCCAGGAGGCCAACCACCCCGAGCAGAAAGCCACAAGGATAGTTTTCAAGCCCACGCTCGTTGAACGTGACAGCAGCGGATAA
- a CDS encoding sugar ABC transporter ATP-binding protein, protein MSMDSQAAGPPVLELEGVAKSFGAVVALTSATLTVNANSIHALVGENGAGKSTLVKIVAGLYQRDGGTFLFRGEPVDFTSTAAAKQSGIAVIYQEPTLFPDLSVTENIFMGRQPTDRMGRIDRRAMRAEAMEIFGRLSVSIDPDRLAEGLSIADQQIIEIAKAISLDARLLVMDEPTAALSGLEVERLFAVARSLRDEGRGLVFISHRFEEVFALCDMVTVMRDGAFISSDAIGEVTEDEIVRRMVGREVSNLFPKQEADIGEVVLRVENLESTGLFHDVSFTVRSGEIVALAGLVGAGRSEIARAIFGVDGYRAGSVTLAGKRIPKGDPSAAMQAGIGFVPEDRRKQGLVLESSVARNSTLAIRKGLSRWGFLGSKAENAAAAIWSSRLQVKASSLDTLVGTLSGGNQQKVVLAKWLATNPQVLIIDEPTRGIDVGTKAEVHRLISELAGRGLAILMISSELPEVLGMADRVLVVREGRITAEIDRAVATGENIMYAATHAAGETD, encoded by the coding sequence ATGTCGATGGATTCGCAGGCGGCGGGCCCTCCGGTCCTTGAGCTCGAGGGCGTGGCGAAGTCCTTTGGCGCTGTCGTGGCCCTGACATCCGCCACGCTGACGGTGAATGCCAATTCCATCCACGCCCTTGTCGGGGAAAACGGCGCCGGTAAGTCGACGTTGGTAAAGATTGTTGCCGGACTCTACCAGCGGGACGGGGGGACCTTCCTGTTCCGCGGCGAGCCGGTTGACTTTACTTCGACGGCAGCTGCGAAGCAGTCCGGCATCGCTGTCATTTATCAGGAGCCGACGCTGTTCCCGGACCTCTCCGTCACTGAGAACATCTTTATGGGGCGCCAGCCCACCGATCGCATGGGTCGGATCGATCGCAGGGCGATGCGCGCCGAGGCGATGGAAATATTCGGGCGCCTCTCGGTCAGCATTGACCCCGACCGCCTGGCGGAGGGACTTTCGATCGCGGACCAGCAGATCATTGAGATCGCCAAAGCCATTTCATTGGATGCCCGACTGCTGGTAATGGATGAGCCCACAGCGGCGCTGAGTGGCCTGGAAGTTGAGCGGCTCTTCGCCGTGGCCAGGAGCCTGAGGGATGAAGGCCGGGGATTGGTGTTTATCTCGCACCGCTTTGAGGAGGTCTTTGCGCTGTGCGACATGGTCACGGTCATGCGCGATGGCGCCTTCATCTCCAGCGACGCCATTGGGGAGGTCACTGAAGATGAGATTGTCCGGCGCATGGTTGGGCGTGAGGTGAGCAACCTGTTTCCCAAGCAGGAAGCGGACATCGGCGAGGTGGTCCTCCGCGTGGAAAACCTTGAGTCAACGGGGCTCTTCCATGATGTCTCCTTTACGGTCCGTTCCGGTGAGATCGTCGCCCTGGCTGGGCTGGTTGGGGCTGGAAGAAGTGAGATTGCGCGCGCCATTTTCGGAGTGGACGGGTATCGCGCGGGGAGTGTCACCCTCGCCGGGAAACGGATACCCAAAGGCGACCCGAGCGCGGCCATGCAGGCAGGCATCGGCTTTGTTCCGGAAGACCGGCGGAAACAAGGCCTCGTGTTGGAATCCTCCGTGGCACGCAATTCGACGCTGGCGATCCGCAAGGGACTCTCAAGGTGGGGTTTTCTGGGTTCGAAAGCCGAAAATGCGGCGGCAGCAATATGGTCGAGCCGCCTGCAGGTCAAGGCAAGTTCGCTGGATACCTTGGTGGGGACCCTCAGCGGCGGTAACCAGCAAAAGGTCGTCCTTGCAAAATGGCTGGCGACCAACCCGCAGGTTTTGATCATCGATGAGCCCACGCGGGGGATCGATGTTGGCACCAAGGCTGAAGTCCATCGGTTGATCAGTGAACTGGCCGGCCGGGGACTGGCCATCTTGATGATCTCCTCTGAACTGCCGGAGGTGCTGGGGATGGCGGACCGTGTCCTGGTGGTCCGAGAAGGCCGGATCACCGCGGAAATCGACCGCGCGGTGGCGACCGGCGAAAATATCATGTACGCCGCCACGCATGCTGCAGGGGAGACCGACTGA
- a CDS encoding ABC transporter permease, translating to MNSGARPRPGLAAVRHGLGRLARARETGIFLVIVVIVVATTIVNPSFLFSTDGWRDLLLTPAMLLLLAVGQAMVIITRSVDLSVGSVVGLTAYLTGQLFIGVPGVPVIAVFLIGAAAGAVLGLVNGVLVSFAKVPALVITLGTLYAYRGINVLWTGSNQINPSQLPASFLDIGTNSVAAIPYLFIIAMVVVLVAGWYMRNKRSGRELYAIGSDPAAAELFGLKVRRRILGAFIISGALAGLAGVLFAARYGTSNSQTGSGLELQAVGAAVIGGVAIFGGSGSIYGAAIGAFLLTTISRALPILGVQSFWQQAVVGLLIIGAIVLDRYLALRVSRRLIAAREISS from the coding sequence ATGAACTCTGGAGCGCGGCCCCGGCCAGGGCTCGCGGCAGTCCGGCACGGGCTTGGCCGGCTCGCCCGGGCCCGGGAGACGGGCATTTTCCTGGTCATTGTTGTCATTGTCGTTGCCACGACCATCGTCAACCCGAGCTTTCTTTTCTCGACCGACGGGTGGCGGGACCTGCTCCTGACCCCCGCAATGTTGCTCCTGCTCGCCGTCGGGCAGGCCATGGTCATCATCACCCGCAGCGTGGACCTCTCAGTGGGCTCTGTCGTGGGACTGACCGCCTACTTGACCGGGCAGCTCTTCATCGGTGTTCCGGGCGTCCCGGTGATAGCCGTGTTTCTGATCGGGGCTGCCGCCGGGGCCGTCCTGGGACTCGTCAACGGAGTCCTGGTGTCTTTCGCCAAGGTTCCCGCGCTGGTCATCACGCTGGGGACGCTGTATGCCTATCGGGGGATCAACGTCCTGTGGACGGGCAGCAACCAGATCAACCCGTCCCAGCTGCCCGCCTCCTTCCTTGATATTGGAACAAACTCAGTGGCCGCCATTCCGTACCTGTTCATCATCGCCATGGTAGTGGTGCTGGTGGCCGGCTGGTACATGCGCAACAAGCGCAGCGGCCGCGAACTCTACGCCATCGGCTCAGATCCCGCCGCGGCCGAACTCTTTGGCTTGAAGGTACGCCGCAGGATACTTGGTGCGTTCATCATTTCCGGTGCGCTGGCCGGGCTGGCCGGCGTGCTCTTCGCCGCCCGCTACGGCACGAGTAACTCGCAGACGGGGTCCGGACTGGAACTTCAGGCCGTCGGTGCCGCCGTTATTGGAGGCGTGGCCATTTTCGGTGGCAGCGGCTCGATTTACGGCGCCGCCATCGGCGCCTTCCTCCTCACGACCATCAGCCGGGCACTGCCGATCCTTGGCGTCCAGAGCTTCTGGCAGCAGGCAGTCGTCGGGCTGCTCATCATCGGGGCCATTGTGCTCGACCGCTACCTCGCCCTGCGAGTGTCCAGACGGCTCATCGCGGCCAGGGAGATCAGCTCATGA
- a CDS encoding ABC transporter permease has product MTSIDVNSRGPLGGSDRRIPAYGSPLWRRLLVSREATVIGALILAWVVAAIAVPYFSSTTTLTFLLLDTAPILMIALPMTFVIMTGEIDLSVGSTVGLSSVLLGLLTQAGAPFGWSIVLCLGLGLVCGALNGFLVTVIGLPSIAVTIGTIALYRGIAVGLLGTTAIANFPAFWLNLAQADIGTTGIPVIMVLIVVLILAFAAVLHFTPFGRGLVALGLSSDTATFSGINVNRSKFISFLLTGAVSALAGVFWTLRYSSARGDNATGLELSVIAAVLLGGVSIFGGKGALPGVIAGVLLIGVLQSALQLANVSSDAITIVTGVVLILSVITPQIINRTRRRRPRAG; this is encoded by the coding sequence ATGACCAGCATCGACGTTAATTCCAGAGGACCGCTCGGTGGCAGCGACCGCAGGATTCCGGCCTATGGCAGCCCGCTCTGGCGACGGCTGCTGGTATCGAGGGAAGCGACCGTGATCGGGGCGCTGATCCTCGCTTGGGTGGTGGCTGCGATCGCCGTGCCCTACTTCAGCTCGACCACGACGCTGACCTTCCTGCTCCTGGACACGGCCCCGATCCTCATGATCGCGCTGCCCATGACGTTCGTCATCATGACCGGTGAAATCGACCTGTCGGTTGGGAGCACCGTGGGGCTGAGCAGCGTCCTTCTGGGTCTACTCACCCAGGCCGGGGCCCCGTTCGGCTGGTCAATTGTGCTTTGCCTTGGGCTCGGGCTAGTCTGCGGTGCGCTCAACGGCTTCCTGGTCACCGTGATCGGTCTGCCCTCGATTGCCGTCACCATCGGCACCATCGCCCTCTACCGGGGGATCGCCGTCGGACTGCTCGGCACCACGGCGATCGCCAACTTCCCCGCGTTCTGGTTGAACCTCGCCCAGGCAGACATCGGGACCACAGGGATCCCTGTGATCATGGTGCTGATCGTGGTGCTCATCCTGGCGTTCGCAGCCGTCCTGCACTTCACACCCTTTGGGCGCGGCCTGGTCGCCCTCGGCCTCAGTTCCGACACGGCCACCTTCTCAGGAATCAACGTCAACCGTTCAAAGTTCATCTCGTTCCTGCTGACGGGGGCGGTCTCGGCCTTGGCCGGTGTGTTCTGGACGTTGCGGTATTCCAGTGCGCGCGGCGACAACGCGACCGGCCTTGAACTCTCCGTCATCGCTGCCGTGCTCCTCGGCGGCGTCTCCATCTTTGGCGGCAAGGGCGCCCTTCCCGGCGTCATTGCCGGTGTCCTCCTAATCGGTGTGCTCCAAAGCGCCCTCCAGCTCGCGAATGTCAGCTCCGACGCGATCACCATTGTCACCGGAGTGGTCCTGATACTGTCCGTGATCACCCCGCAGATCATCAACCGGACCCGGCGGCGCAGACCGCGGGCCGGTTGA